The genome window TGATTCTTTTTTCATTTTATTTTTCTTTTTCTTTTTAGATTTAGATTTTTTCTTCACATCATTTTTTACATTTGATATGATTTTTTTTCCAAAACCTTTTATGTTTTTTAAATCCATTGCATTATTTAGTGAATTTGTTTTTCTGTACATAAGGATTTGTTCCGCTTTTTTATTGCCAATACCCTTTATGCTCATTAATTCATCTTTATTTGCTGTATTTAAATTTATTGTTGCCAATAAAAAACTTACACTTAAAACCAAACTTGCGAATAATTTAATCATAGAAAGATCCTTTTAAATAATATTAAAAATTATATACTAATATTTCTTAATTTAGTAAGTTTATAAATTATTTATAAACTTGATTTTATTAATAATAAGTGTATAATGTTTGAAATAAAATCAAAGGAACGTAGTGCAAGATATTCCCCTAGAATTAATCACTAGCTTTTTGTCAATTATTGGTTTAATAATGATTTTCAGACAGTATTTCGGATATAAAAAAGTCATTGAAGTTGTTAAAGATTTAGGCAAAATCAAAGAAAACAATAAGTTAAGTCAAGAAAACAAAGATTATATTACGAATAATCTCAAAGAATATCAGGGTAAACTTACTTATCAAATAGCCTTAAACAAGCTTTTATATCCTGTATTCATTATAATTGGAGCCGCTTTTACTATGCTTGTTCCTTTTGATCAAGCAATTATTCATTTTAATGTATTATTTGTAGGCTTTATTTATATTTCTATTCTAAAAATTCACTTAGGTAATATTGTTAAATTCTTAGAAGAGTTAAACGAATAGTTTACCAAGTGATTGGCTCTTTTCCTTCTTTTAATAACAAAGCATTCGTTTTTGAAAAAACCTTTGAGCCAAAAAAACCTCTGTAAGATGACAAAGGAGAAGGATGTACACCTTTAAGAATATGGTGTTTCCTTTCATCAATCAATTTCTCTTTTTTAATAGCATTTGCACCCCATAAAATAAATACTACATTTTTATTATACTGTGATATTTTTTTTATGATTGCATCTGTAAATTGTTCCCATCCCAGTTTATGATGGGATTTTGCTTTACTTTCTTCTACGGTTAAAATAGTATTTAATAAAAATACGCCTTCTTTTGCCCACGGTATTAAATTACCATCAAGACAAGCAGAATCTCTTTTTAAATCGTCTTTTATTTCTTTTAATATATTTTTCATTGAGGGAGGATTTTTAATCTCTTTGGGTGTTGAGAAAGCCAAACCTTGGGCTTGATTTACACCATGATAAGGATCTTGTCCTAGGATAACCACTTTTATATCATCAAGTTTTGTATAAGAAAATGCAGCATAAATGTCATTATATTTGGGGAAAACAACTGTGTTTTTATATTTATTGCGTATTTCTTTTTGAAGCTTAATAAAATATTCTTTTTTTTCTTCGTCTTTAATAATCTTATTCCAAGTCATTTTTATCCTTATAAACCTATTATCTCAAAATTTAGAAAAAGATGCGATTAAAAAAGCATAAATATATTATATTTTGCAAAAATCTGTAATAATACCTAATATTATATTTTTAGGAACGTTTATGCAAGATTTAAAATCAATCAATACAAGTACACTAGCAAATGCATTTTATTTTCTTGCTTGTGTCTTTTTAATTGTTTATTCATTAAGTAAATTATCAGGACTATTATCTTCAATTGCCATTGCTTTTTTAATTTGGTTTTTAATCAATGCTTTTGTTTCCAGTCTTGAAAAACTACGTATATTTCAATACAAATACGCTAAAAAACTGGTTTTACCTTTTGCTGTTATATTTATTTTCTTTTCACTTTTTAAAATCACTACTTTTATTGCTCTTAATATTGCAGACCTTGGTTCAAGTTTAAGTGGTATTGATGAGAGACTTTCTTTACTTATTGCAAACTTATCTTCTAATTTTAGTATAGATATAACACAAGAACTTAATAAAATAATGCAACAAATATCTATTGCTTCTTTAATTAATAAAGCCTTAGGACTTTTTTCTTCTATCTTTTCTAACAGTTTACAGATAATTTTATATGTAATGTTCCTACTATTAGATCAACAATACTTTGATGCAAAACTAAAAGCTTTGTTCCCAAATAAAGATAAAAAAGTAAAAGTAGAAAAAATACTTCATGCAATTGCTGGAAATATAAAAACATATATTTATATCACTACTATTATTAGTTTATGTACAGGAATATTAACCTATTTGATTTGCAGCTTTTTTTCCTTAGAAGGTGCTCCATTATGGGGATTTATTGCTTTTATTCTAAACTTTATTCCTACTATTGGTAGTATCATAGCAGTTTTAATTCCTTCGTTATTTGCTTTAGTTTCATTAAGTGATATCACTTTGGCATTTGCATTAATTCCTTGTTTGGCATTTATACAGTTTTTACTTGGGAATATAATTCAACCTAAACTAATGGGAGATAAACTCAATATTTCTCAGTTTGTTGTGATATTTTCACTGGTTGCTTGGGGCATGATGTGGGGAACCATTGGAATGTTTTTATCTATTCCTTTAATGGTGATATTATCGATTATTCTCTCCCAATTTGATTCAACCAAAAAACTTGCTATTTTAATATCGGCAAATGGAAAAATAAGTACCGATAAAAATAGTCTTTAATCCAGATATATAATAATCTCTACTTATATCTTTTAGGCCAAATACAAGCGAATTATGCTATTTTAATATATAACATAAGAATTTAAGCAGATAAATAATGTTTTAATTCTTATTTGTCAGATACAATAAAAGGCATTATGTGAATTATAAAAATCTATTAGATATGTTTCTTCAAACCTACAATAAAAACAGTGAGAAACTGGCTTTTGTCTACAGAGTGGGAAGTTCTGAATATTCTATTTCCTATAAACAAGTTTTACATGATGTAATTACTCTTTCTCTACTTTTTAAAAAAAATGGAATGAAAAAAGGTGATAAAATAATGTTTGTTTCTGATAACAGATACGAATGGATTATTACCGATTTGGCTGTTATTTCTATTGGAGCAATATTAGTACCAAGAGGAATTGATACCCCTTGTGATGAACTCTCTTTTATTCTAGAAGATGCATGCTGCTCATATTTGATTTTGGAGCATGAAAAAACCTATGCTGAATATAAAGAAATGCTAAAAAAGCACACGTTAAAATCTATTTTTGTAATAGAGAGTATTCACAATAAAGAATACTATTCCTACAAAGAAGAAACAGATAAAATTACAATCTCAAAAGAAAATGAAGAACATTTTTTTAAACAAGTTGATGTTTTAGATGCCCAAGATACTTTTACCATTATTTATACCTCAGGTACCACCGGGAAACCTAAGGGAGTTATGTTAAGTCATAAAAATATGATTTATAATATTGATACTATTCCACATGCTATTCGTTTAGTATCAGATGATGTTTGGTTATCGATCTTACCTTCATGGCATGTATTTGAGAGAGCTGCTGAATACGTCGCTATCTCAAAAGGATGTACGATTATTTATTCTTCTATTAAAACATTTTCTGCTGATTTAGAAAAATACAAACCAACAATGGTAGCAACTGTTCCTAGGTTATGGGAATCTATGTATACAAAAATCAATGCTAAATTGTCACAAGATCCTAAAAAAGCAGCTATTTTCTATAAACTGGTTGATATCTCAAAAACATATAAACACAATATGAGAATCTTAAAAGATGAGCTTCCTGTTTTTGAAAAAGAAAGTTTAACAAGCAGTGTTTTAAAAAAATCACTGGCACTTTCCAAAATTATTTTATTATACCCCTTAAATGTTTTTGCAAAGAAAAAACTTTCTTTGGTACAAAAAAAATTTGGAGGAAGATTAAAACTTGCAATTTCAGGCGGTGGAGCATTACCTTTATATATTGAAGAGTGGATTGATGCTTTGGACATTAGAATTGTTAATTCATACGGTATGACAGAAACTTCTCCTTTAATAGCAGGACGTGGATTAGATTGTAATACCTTTGCAACCTTAGGACCTGCGTTTAAAGGTACGTCTTTACGTATTGTAAATGAACAAGGCATAGAAGTTGATCCTGGGATTGTAGGTTCACTTGAAGTTAAAGGCCCTCAAGTAATGCAGGGTTATTTTAATAATGAAGAAGAAAATAAAAAGAACTTTACAAAAGATGATTACTTAAAAACAGGCGATTTAGGAAAATTTACTATTAAGGGTGAGCTTATTTTAACAGGAAGATTAAAAGAAATAATTGTTCTAGCAAATGGAGAAAATGTTGATCCTTCCAGAATTGAATCTGCAATTTCTATTATGCCTTTTATTAATGACTCTATGTTAATAGGGCAAGATAAAAAAGGTCTTGGTTTATTAATTGTTCCAGATGTTGAAAGTTTAAAAGATTTTATTTTTAAAAAATTTGACAAAGTAATTGAATCAGTAGAACATCTAAAAGAAGATAAGCATATTCTAAACTCTATTAAAAAAGAATTGAATGAACTCTTACATAAAAAACATGGATTTAAAGCTTTTGAAAAACTGCAAAACATTCACTTTTTAGAAAAAGAGTTTAAAATGGGAGAAGAACTCACCAATACGTTAAAGAAAAAAAGACATATTATTGAAGTAAAATACAAAGAACTTATTGATAAGATACTAAAATAATGAATATTGAATTCTTATTTTTACGAAAAGCAATAAAAGATAAGAACTATATTTCTTTTAGCCATAAAGATATGCAGTTTAAGAATGTAAAAGCTATCAAAATTACAGAAGAAACATTGTATACCGATCAAGGCGATTATTGTTTATTAAAAATAAAAAAAGTTAAAATTTTAAAAGAGAGATATTAATGTATAAACCAGTTACATGCGAGTTTTATGATCAATTAAACGTAATAATCCAACGTCAAATTCCCACAACAATCATTTATTTAGAAGAAGAGAACAATTCTCTAGAGCTTAAAATAAAAGACTATATATCGTCTATGACCTTGGAGAATAATGAAGAATTCTTAGTACTTAAGTCTAAACAAAAAATACGTCTTGATTTAGTAATGTACTTAAACGGTAAACGCTACAAAAAAGACGAATAATTTATAGTATTTTATACTTCAATTTGGAAGAATTTTTCTTCCACTTTCTCGTATTTAGCTACTGAACAAGAAATTTTTTGCGCATTTTCATAATCTTTAAATTCATTTATAAAAAGCTTTTGCAATTTTTCAACATTGGTTGTTTTAAATACAAAATAACCTAAGATGTCTTTTTTTCTAGATCTGGCTTGTTCTATACCAAAACTGTCAAATTTCCAATCAACACCTTTTGCAAATAAAAACACTTCTTCTAAGCGTGCTTGTAATTCATTTCTAACCTCGTCATTAAACTCTTTTAAATGAATAAAAAAAGCGACATTTGTATTAGAATCGTCTTGTATTAGTTTTTTTTCTTCTTTTGTGATGGCTTCATTGCTAATGTCTACTATTTTCATGCTAACCCTATTATTTTATTGATTGAATAATATCATAAATTATAAAAGAAAAACTATTTTATATTAAAAATATTTTTATAATTCTGCTCTAATGGTAATTTATTCTTATATTCAATTATCTCACCAATTTCAATTTGAATCTTTAAGTTCTTTGTTCTTTTATTAATCGCTTCTTTTAATATTTCATTTGCATTGGATTTTATATAAACAGGTAAAATATTAAGCCTATTTTTTAGTGCAATTAAGCGAGAGCCTTCTTTAAATTCACCTAAAGGATTTTTGCTTTTATTTCTAGTTCCTTCAGGGAATATATATATTGAACTTCCTTCTTTAACTACTTTTTTTGTTTCTTTGAAAAAAGGACTCATGGAAGCTGCTTCTCTGTCTAATAAAATAGTACAAGCATTTCTAGTAAAAGTTCCAAAGAAAAAAGAATTGTACAGCTCTTTTTTTGAAATCCAGTAACCATTAATATCTGTATCTTCTAGGGCAAGTTGTATAATTAAAGGATCAATAATACTTCTATGATTTGAAATCAGCAAAAACTGTCCCTCTTTTGGTAAGAGTTCTTTGTTAATTATTTCAACAGAAATATTTAATTTGCCCATTAATGTTTTTGCATATTCTAAACGTAAAGACATTTTTTCTTGTGTATCTTTAGTTCTTTTAAGTAAAAAACCGTATTTATTCGTTAGGTATGTTGCATAAAGTGCTATTGATATTTGTTTAAAGTTCATTGTTTTCCTAGTTTTTTCTCTTATGCTATTGTAGCCAAAATCAAAAAAATTGACCATAATTAATCAGATAAAGATTAGATTATCTTAGGGTCAAAAAAGTGCTAATTAAAAAACAAACTATTTGCAAAAAAAGAAGTCTTTTTTAAAAGCTAAAATAATTTAATTAATTTTTTCCCAATTTTTAAATAGTTCTCACTTTTTCCTGTTAAATTCATCATCATAATAGAACCTTGGGTTAAAGCAACACACTCTTGC of Campylobacteraceae bacterium contains these proteins:
- a CDS encoding helix-hairpin-helix domain-containing protein, which translates into the protein MIKLFASLVLSVSFLLATINLNTANKDELMSIKGIGNKKAEQILMYRKTNSLNNAMDLKNIKGFGKKIISNVKNDVKKKSKSKKKKKNKMKKESK
- a CDS encoding uracil-DNA glycosylase, whose translation is MTWNKIIKDEEKKEYFIKLQKEIRNKYKNTVVFPKYNDIYAAFSYTKLDDIKVVILGQDPYHGVNQAQGLAFSTPKEIKNPPSMKNILKEIKDDLKRDSACLDGNLIPWAKEGVFLLNTILTVEESKAKSHHKLGWEQFTDAIIKKISQYNKNVVFILWGANAIKKEKLIDERKHHILKGVHPSPLSSYRGFFGSKVFSKTNALLLKEGKEPITW
- a CDS encoding AI-2E family transporter, with amino-acid sequence MQDLKSINTSTLANAFYFLACVFLIVYSLSKLSGLLSSIAIAFLIWFLINAFVSSLEKLRIFQYKYAKKLVLPFAVIFIFFSLFKITTFIALNIADLGSSLSGIDERLSLLIANLSSNFSIDITQELNKIMQQISIASLINKALGLFSSIFSNSLQIILYVMFLLLDQQYFDAKLKALFPNKDKKVKVEKILHAIAGNIKTYIYITTIISLCTGILTYLICSFFSLEGAPLWGFIAFILNFIPTIGSIIAVLIPSLFALVSLSDITLAFALIPCLAFIQFLLGNIIQPKLMGDKLNISQFVVIFSLVAWGMMWGTIGMFLSIPLMVILSIILSQFDSTKKLAILISANGKISTDKNSL
- a CDS encoding AMP-binding protein; this encodes MFLQTYNKNSEKLAFVYRVGSSEYSISYKQVLHDVITLSLLFKKNGMKKGDKIMFVSDNRYEWIITDLAVISIGAILVPRGIDTPCDELSFILEDACCSYLILEHEKTYAEYKEMLKKHTLKSIFVIESIHNKEYYSYKEETDKITISKENEEHFFKQVDVLDAQDTFTIIYTSGTTGKPKGVMLSHKNMIYNIDTIPHAIRLVSDDVWLSILPSWHVFERAAEYVAISKGCTIIYSSIKTFSADLEKYKPTMVATVPRLWESMYTKINAKLSQDPKKAAIFYKLVDISKTYKHNMRILKDELPVFEKESLTSSVLKKSLALSKIILLYPLNVFAKKKLSLVQKKFGGRLKLAISGGGALPLYIEEWIDALDIRIVNSYGMTETSPLIAGRGLDCNTFATLGPAFKGTSLRIVNEQGIEVDPGIVGSLEVKGPQVMQGYFNNEEENKKNFTKDDYLKTGDLGKFTIKGELILTGRLKEIIVLANGENVDPSRIESAISIMPFINDSMLIGQDKKGLGLLIVPDVESLKDFIFKKFDKVIESVEHLKEDKHILNSIKKELNELLHKKHGFKAFEKLQNIHFLEKEFKMGEELTNTLKKKRHIIEVKYKELIDKILK
- a CDS encoding transcriptional antiterminator Rof, with amino-acid sequence MYKPVTCEFYDQLNVIIQRQIPTTIIYLEEENNSLELKIKDYISSMTLENNEEFLVLKSKQKIRLDLVMYLNGKRYKKDE
- a CDS encoding 1-acyl-sn-glycerol-3-phosphate acyltransferase, whose translation is MNFKQISIALYATYLTNKYGFLLKRTKDTQEKMSLRLEYAKTLMGKLNISVEIINKELLPKEGQFLLISNHRSIIDPLIIQLALEDTDINGYWISKKELYNSFFFGTFTRNACTILLDREAASMSPFFKETKKVVKEGSSIYIFPEGTRNKSKNPLGEFKEGSRLIALKNRLNILPVYIKSNANEILKEAINKRTKNLKIQIEIGEIIEYKNKLPLEQNYKNIFNIK